From Bifidobacterium sp. ESL0790, one genomic window encodes:
- a CDS encoding LCP family protein, with product MASHRLDEKSVPNINGWHQVKPRHGTMYMVRHRLRRAIAMVVVAALGFVGSAAGAMAVNLLLAPNDVKFIAQKKVRDEGPIDPNAHKPIDLLLLGQDTRDGGDNSALGGSDSAYDDDADEHNADTAMVMQISADRSYINMVSIPRDSLVDVPSCNTSRGTMPAQYGVMFNSIFANAYQTGGDLASAASCTVNAVNSLTGLNIQNFIVVDFQGLKNMIDAIGGVNICIPTDMRDDYTDLDVKRGLQHLDGTQATQYARMRHGTGTDGSDIMRTTRQQYLIKELVNQALSKNFMTHSNELYKLSQAALQSLSVSSGLDKPTILAGLAYSLRNFKVDHLYSQTISVVPAPNDSNRVVWSDNADSIWQKLRDNQPLTEAGDTSSDASQQQSQSGSDQSGAAQQGTDQSAQGQPSTTSQGTLDPKTGLITRPDGTLVDPATGGIVDPDDGSIRDPQTNQYIGIAYQYLNVTVCAVPAQK from the coding sequence GTGGCATCCCACCGTTTGGACGAGAAGAGCGTTCCCAACATCAATGGCTGGCACCAGGTCAAACCACGCCATGGCACCATGTATATGGTCCGCCATCGCCTTCGCCGCGCCATCGCCATGGTGGTCGTCGCCGCCCTTGGTTTCGTGGGCAGCGCCGCCGGCGCCATGGCCGTGAACCTGCTGCTCGCCCCGAACGACGTCAAGTTCATCGCCCAGAAGAAGGTGCGCGACGAGGGGCCGATCGACCCCAACGCGCACAAGCCCATCGACCTGCTCCTGCTCGGGCAAGACACGAGGGACGGCGGCGACAACTCCGCGCTCGGCGGCTCCGATTCCGCCTACGACGATGACGCCGACGAGCACAACGCCGACACCGCGATGGTCATGCAAATCAGCGCCGACCGCTCCTACATCAACATGGTCTCGATTCCGCGCGACTCGCTGGTCGACGTGCCCAGCTGCAACACCTCGCGGGGCACCATGCCCGCCCAATACGGCGTGATGTTCAATTCCATATTCGCCAACGCCTACCAGACCGGCGGCGACCTGGCCAGCGCCGCGAGCTGCACGGTCAACGCCGTCAACTCGCTGACCGGCCTCAACATCCAGAACTTCATCGTCGTCGACTTCCAGGGTCTCAAGAACATGATCGACGCGATCGGCGGGGTCAACATCTGCATCCCCACCGACATGCGCGACGACTACACCGACCTCGATGTCAAGCGTGGCCTGCAGCACCTCGACGGCACCCAGGCCACGCAATACGCCCGCATGCGCCACGGCACGGGCACCGACGGCTCCGACATCATGCGCACCACGCGCCAGCAATACCTCATCAAGGAGCTGGTGAACCAGGCCCTATCGAAGAACTTCATGACCCACAGCAACGAGCTCTACAAGCTCTCCCAGGCGGCGTTGCAGTCACTGAGCGTCTCCTCCGGACTCGACAAACCCACCATCCTGGCGGGCCTGGCATACAGCCTGAGGAACTTCAAGGTCGACCACCTCTATTCGCAGACCATCTCGGTGGTGCCCGCGCCCAACGACTCGAACCGCGTGGTGTGGAGCGACAACGCCGACTCCATCTGGCAGAAGCTGCGCGACAACCAGCCGCTCACCGAGGCCGGCGACACCTCCAGCGACGCCTCGCAGCAGCAGTCGCAATCCGGCTCCGACCAGAGCGGCGCGGCCCAGCAGGGCACCGACCAGAGCGCCCAGGGCCAGCCCTCCACCACCAGCCAGGGCACGCTCGACCCCAAGACCGGTCTGATCACCAGGCCCGACGGCACGCTCGTCGACCCGGCCACCGGCGGCATCGTCGACCCGGACGACGGCTCGATCCGCGACCCGCAGACCAACCAGTACATCGGCATCGCCTACCAGTATCTGAACGTGACAGTATGTGCGGTTCCTGCGCAGAAGTGA
- a CDS encoding HAD-IIB family hydrolase produces MAEDQGVLGAWRGLDFADVARKARLVAFDLDNTLARSKKPMHADMAARLARLSQLIDVAIITGGRFSLVRTQVLDVLPDDARRAGIHVMPTSGTRYYRWGHDGWDCIYTMDLPADDRDRAMASLERHARLQGLWTGRAWGPRIEDRGSQVTFSALGQQAPVEAKEAWDPTNEKKNRLADAVAADLPSLVVRSGGATSVDVSARGIDKAYAVRRLCEALDIEVGQVIFVGDRMDSDGNDYPAAVMGTFPIRVSGPDETLEVCDRLIEGLA; encoded by the coding sequence ATGGCTGAAGATCAAGGGGTTCTGGGGGCCTGGCGTGGCCTCGATTTCGCCGACGTGGCCCGCAAGGCGAGGCTGGTCGCCTTCGACCTCGACAACACCCTGGCGCGCTCCAAGAAGCCGATGCACGCCGACATGGCCGCCCGCCTGGCGCGGCTGAGCCAGCTGATCGACGTGGCCATCATCACCGGCGGCAGGTTCTCCCTGGTGCGCACGCAGGTGCTCGACGTGTTGCCGGACGACGCGCGCCGCGCCGGAATCCATGTGATGCCGACCAGCGGCACACGCTATTACCGGTGGGGGCATGACGGCTGGGATTGCATCTACACGATGGATCTGCCCGCCGATGACCGCGACCGCGCGATGGCCTCGCTTGAGCGGCACGCCAGGCTGCAGGGCCTGTGGACCGGGCGCGCATGGGGGCCGCGCATCGAGGACCGTGGCAGCCAGGTCACCTTCTCCGCCCTGGGCCAGCAGGCTCCGGTGGAGGCCAAGGAGGCGTGGGACCCGACCAACGAGAAGAAGAACCGGCTCGCCGACGCCGTGGCCGCCGACCTGCCCAGTCTCGTCGTGCGTTCCGGCGGCGCGACCAGCGTCGACGTCTCCGCGCGCGGCATCGACAAGGCCTACGCCGTGCGACGCCTGTGCGAGGCGCTCGACATCGAGGTCGGCCAGGTGATCTTCGTGGGCGACCGGATGGACTCGGACGGCAACGATTACCCCGCCGCGGTGATGGGCACGTTCCCGATTCGCGTCAGCGGGCCCGACGAGACCCTTGAGGTGTGCGACAGGCTTATCGAGGGGTTGGCCTGA
- a CDS encoding DUF5719 family protein yields MSDNVSDNGNQGSGASRPKSGNRVYRALLAVLTFVVLALVVVALLFAPWPGWLVDQPGGNGSGGSRQVHQTQLTYYCPSKMALSDTGKYGDSQFQANDGDMASSARYGAFGSVYRATVGPLTNGSEASDEILKGPNSIDGASVKTLGGSLDQGSRAFDTHLLAAKSGTGATASIASWATTGDLQGVAATACQVPALRQDFLLTGTKTGSTQQLVVANPSSKATSLQVKVWDTKHNQQLQLSTGSTLNVGANGESTMELSSAVPGADGLFVSIDSGETPVSAVVRSVSMDGLDAKGSDFVTPVGEPSNDVYLPGINEGDQVRLLLHAETASDATISWVNSKGSADQAKQQHVEAGKVAVVDLGAAPQDIAGIRVSGSAKLNAEANVTQSSDGGHVDFAFVSPVKPAAHSAIALPDKTSGELTLLNDSDEAATTTIRAYDGEGSEAGSKQISVPARGGIRVAVGDVSDKAALITLDHAQHIAWGMRVTQSDVSGAGLAGVAYISPSSLEPQSAQVWAKADRSIVR; encoded by the coding sequence ATGAGCGACAATGTGAGCGACAACGGCAACCAGGGGAGCGGTGCCTCGCGGCCGAAATCCGGAAACCGTGTCTATCGCGCCCTGCTGGCCGTGCTGACGTTCGTGGTGCTGGCCCTGGTGGTCGTCGCCCTGCTCTTCGCCCCATGGCCCGGCTGGCTCGTCGACCAGCCCGGCGGCAACGGCTCCGGCGGCTCCCGCCAGGTCCACCAGACCCAGCTGACCTATTATTGCCCCTCGAAGATGGCGCTTTCCGACACCGGCAAATACGGTGACAGCCAATTCCAGGCCAATGACGGCGACATGGCCTCATCGGCCCGCTACGGCGCCTTCGGATCGGTCTACCGCGCCACCGTGGGGCCGCTGACCAACGGCAGCGAGGCCAGCGACGAGATCCTGAAGGGGCCGAACAGCATCGACGGCGCGTCCGTCAAGACGCTGGGCGGCTCGCTCGACCAGGGCTCGCGCGCCTTCGACACGCATCTTCTGGCCGCGAAATCTGGCACGGGGGCCACCGCCTCCATCGCCTCGTGGGCCACCACGGGAGACCTGCAGGGTGTGGCCGCCACTGCCTGCCAGGTGCCCGCGCTGCGTCAGGACTTCCTGCTCACCGGCACCAAGACGGGCTCCACCCAGCAGCTCGTCGTCGCCAACCCCTCGTCCAAGGCCACCTCGCTGCAGGTGAAGGTCTGGGACACCAAGCACAACCAGCAGCTCCAGCTCTCCACGGGCAGCACGCTCAATGTGGGGGCCAACGGCGAGTCCACCATGGAGCTTTCCTCCGCCGTGCCGGGCGCCGACGGGTTGTTCGTGTCGATCGACAGCGGCGAGACGCCCGTCTCGGCCGTGGTGCGCAGCGTGAGCATGGACGGCCTGGACGCCAAGGGCTCCGATTTTGTCACACCGGTGGGCGAGCCGTCCAATGACGTCTATCTGCCGGGCATCAACGAGGGTGACCAGGTCAGGCTGCTGCTGCACGCCGAGACGGCCAGCGACGCCACCATCTCGTGGGTCAATTCCAAGGGCTCGGCCGACCAGGCCAAGCAGCAGCACGTCGAGGCCGGCAAGGTGGCGGTGGTCGACCTGGGCGCCGCCCCGCAGGACATCGCGGGAATACGCGTGTCAGGCAGCGCGAAGCTCAACGCCGAGGCCAACGTGACCCAGTCCAGCGACGGCGGCCACGTCGATTTCGCCTTCGTCTCGCCGGTGAAGCCCGCCGCGCATTCGGCCATCGCCCTGCCCGACAAGACCAGTGGTGAGCTGACATTGCTCAACGATTCCGACGAGGCGGCCACCACCACCATTCGCGCCTACGATGGCGAGGGCAGTGAGGCCGGCAGCAAGCAGATCAGCGTGCCGGCGCGTGGCGGCATCCGTGTGGCGGTCGGCGACGTGAGCGACAAGGCCGCGCTGATCACCCTCGACCATGCCCAGCACATCGCCTGGGGCATGCGTGTGACCCAATCTGACGTTTCGGGTGCCGGGCTGGCGGGCGTGGCCTACATCTCGCCGTCGTCGCTCGAGCCGCAGAGCGCGCAGGTGTGGGCGAAGGCCGACAGGTCGATCGTGCGCTGA
- a CDS encoding phosphoribosyltransferase family protein, producing MNMFDMGIIPTMARTLRTLALGFRDLLLPRGCAGCDAPDEVLCPRCVARFDGAHIRSLPVKGKTCCYACARYEGASRRAILAWKDHGDEECDGAFACCLARLALKVIKVIDTNQTAIDDVQAMPQIAGMPDIRGMRDVLLVPAPSSPASMRRRGRWQMAPLAKRTARMLNDSGVRTRVCPILRLEGVRGRSVQTSGSLARSKRIQGHVRAVGAIDDESALVVIMDDIVTTGTTMGQCVTALRAAGARHVVGLALACTPVRR from the coding sequence ATGAACATGTTTGATATGGGGATTATCCCGACGATGGCCCGGACGCTGCGAACACTGGCGCTGGGCTTCCGGGATTTGCTATTGCCACGGGGCTGCGCCGGGTGCGACGCTCCGGACGAGGTGCTGTGCCCGCGATGCGTGGCGCGTTTCGACGGAGCGCATATACGCAGCCTGCCGGTCAAAGGCAAGACGTGTTGCTATGCCTGCGCGCGCTATGAGGGCGCGTCGCGCCGGGCCATCCTCGCGTGGAAGGACCACGGCGACGAGGAATGCGATGGCGCGTTCGCCTGCTGCTTGGCGCGCTTGGCCCTGAAGGTCATCAAAGTTATTGATACGAATCAGACGGCAATTGACGACGTTCAAGCCATGCCGCAAATTGCCGGTATGCCCGATATACGCGGCATGCGCGATGTGTTGCTGGTGCCCGCGCCATCGTCACCGGCCTCGATGCGTAGGCGTGGGCGCTGGCAGATGGCCCCTCTGGCCAAAAGGACGGCCAGGATGCTCAACGATTCCGGCGTGCGTACCCGGGTATGTCCCATCTTGCGACTCGAAGGTGTGCGGGGTAGGTCGGTGCAGACCAGCGGCTCGCTCGCCCGTTCGAAGAGGATCCAAGGGCATGTGAGGGCCGTGGGCGCCATCGACGACGAATCCGCGCTGGTGGTCATCATGGACGACATCGTCACCACGGGCACGACGATGGGTCAGTGCGTCACCGCCTTGCGCGCGGCCGGTGCGCGGCATGTGGTCGGCCTGGCCTTGGCGTGCACGCCGGTGCGGCGCTGA
- a CDS encoding LCP family protein: MVRETGGSGAAGNPPSFIPTGSRKHTPTPKNPAAQSPVPPTFSPPSARRRGNGRSSAAPASPSPARSSARQSAGAQPASIAPAGQRRRSAGSSRNATVRRASARQAMPAAMPPASSGGFGSGNIPGGPGSPIAAAVKPPRKHHHRILITFIILILAIALTIFGCWNWVNGQLDKSNWLTDKGDTAGTSWLILGSDERDASGIGGSESDAPGFRTDTILVLTKPAHGNSSLVSIPRDSLVKRDGDYMKINAVSELYSKQAMVGEVEDITGQKIDHVAQIKFEGLTNVVNALGGVNLCYNEDVDDPYSGMKWQSGCHTVDGPSALAFSRMRYSDPQGDFGRATRQRQVISAIMSKALASSTLTSPSKVQGLAKAALSAVQVDQKTNPATLVSMAMAFKSATGKQGITGSVYWTDPEYYVDGVGSTVLLDDARNQALFDDLANGTHKPGTVGTAAEDVTQ, translated from the coding sequence ATGGTCAGAGAAACAGGCGGATCTGGAGCAGCGGGGAATCCACCGAGTTTCATACCGACCGGCAGCCGCAAGCACACCCCCACGCCTAAGAACCCGGCCGCACAGAGCCCGGTTCCGCCCACGTTCTCGCCGCCTTCGGCACGCAGGCGCGGCAATGGAAGGTCCTCCGCGGCCCCCGCTTCCCCGAGCCCCGCAAGATCATCGGCACGGCAATCGGCGGGAGCGCAGCCGGCCTCCATCGCGCCGGCCGGCCAGCGCCGCCGTTCCGCCGGTTCCTCGCGCAACGCGACCGTCAGGCGCGCCTCGGCCCGCCAGGCCATGCCCGCGGCCATGCCTCCCGCCTCCTCCGGTGGGTTCGGCTCCGGCAACATCCCCGGCGGCCCTGGCAGCCCCATCGCCGCTGCCGTCAAGCCGCCGCGCAAGCACCATCACCGCATCCTCATCACCTTCATCATCCTCATCCTCGCCATCGCGCTGACCATCTTCGGCTGCTGGAACTGGGTCAACGGCCAGCTCGACAAGTCCAACTGGCTCACTGACAAAGGCGACACCGCCGGCACCTCATGGCTCATCCTGGGCTCCGACGAGCGCGACGCCTCGGGCATCGGCGGCAGCGAGAGCGACGCCCCCGGCTTCCGCACCGACACCATCCTCGTGCTCACCAAACCCGCCCACGGCAACTCCTCGCTCGTCTCCATCCCGAGGGATTCGCTGGTCAAGCGCGACGGCGACTACATGAAGATCAACGCGGTCTCCGAGCTCTACAGCAAGCAGGCCATGGTCGGCGAGGTGGAGGACATCACCGGCCAGAAAATTGACCATGTCGCGCAGATCAAGTTCGAGGGCCTCACCAACGTGGTCAACGCGCTTGGCGGCGTGAACCTGTGCTACAACGAGGACGTGGACGACCCCTACTCCGGCATGAAATGGCAGTCCGGCTGCCACACCGTCGACGGCCCCTCCGCGCTGGCCTTCTCCCGCATGCGCTATTCGGACCCGCAGGGCGATTTCGGCCGCGCCACACGTCAGCGCCAGGTCATCAGCGCGATCATGTCGAAGGCGTTAGCCTCATCCACACTCACCAGCCCAAGCAAGGTGCAGGGCCTGGCGAAGGCCGCCCTCTCGGCGGTGCAGGTGGACCAGAAGACCAACCCCGCCACGCTCGTCAGCATGGCCATGGCGTTCAAGTCGGCCACAGGCAAGCAGGGCATCACCGGCTCCGTCTATTGGACCGACCCCGAATACTACGTCGACGGCGTCGGCTCCACCGTGCTGCTTGACGACGCGCGCAACCAGGCGCTGTTCGACGACCTCGCCAACGGCACCCACAAGCCCGGCACGGTCGGCACGGCGGCCGAGGACGTGACGCAGTAA
- a CDS encoding metallopeptidase family protein, protein MLRPPWQAHIYRNRHGRGVRTPTFGRRLPRYRTNGGMFDDMVVSQLRRLSQAWPNLVGPVQFAVEDVPPSDPVPWQAHARVTSQCFPAAHGIPARIVLYRMPMQMHHPDRLSLQWAIRDALAARLGDLYGRRPEEIDPDWTGTEF, encoded by the coding sequence ATGTTGAGACCACCTTGGCAAGCCCATATCTACCGCAACCGTCACGGGCGCGGCGTGCGCACGCCCACGTTCGGGCGCAGGCTGCCGCGATACCGCACCAACGGGGGCATGTTCGACGACATGGTGGTCTCCCAGCTGCGCCGGCTCTCGCAGGCGTGGCCGAACCTCGTGGGCCCGGTGCAGTTCGCCGTCGAGGATGTGCCGCCCTCCGACCCGGTGCCGTGGCAGGCGCACGCCCGCGTCACCTCGCAGTGCTTCCCCGCGGCCCATGGCATTCCGGCTCGTATCGTGCTCTACCGCATGCCGATGCAGATGCACCATCCCGACAGGCTGAGCCTGCAATGGGCCATCCGCGACGCGCTGGCCGCCCGCCTGGGCGACCTCTATGGACGTCGTCCCGAGGAAATCGACCCGGACTGGACCGGCACCGAGTTCTGA
- a CDS encoding Y-family DNA polymerase yields MAKRLMVLADANNFFASCERVFDPRLEGRPVVVLSNNDGCVVARSAEAKALGIKEGTPWFSIREQAKREGVVARSSNYELYASLSTRMMSLMSTFLPGQEVYSIDECFFSPADDGQRLAATAKRMRRAVLAGVGIPVSVGIAPTKTLAKVTNHWAKRHPESGGVAVWSEIEGQYGDRILAEVPVGDVWGVGRRMTRKLQGLGITTALDLKNHDHVDIRHRFSILMERTVLELNGVPCVPDDASANDGRRKGEILCSRMFSSPITNFAEMSQALSVYSQKACRRLRKQGSLCSLVSVFCSTSPFGPSGSYQTIRGATTLDDPSDDPLVISKAACQAVRGRFDPHARYIRAGVLLLGLRDAGRFTTLSGLEARQDTHHLGSVLDEAARKFGPARVGIGYGGIRGAGRGDEDTGASWTMRREMLSPRATTRWSEMAVAHAD; encoded by the coding sequence ATGGCGAAGCGACTCATGGTGCTGGCCGACGCCAACAACTTCTTCGCCTCCTGCGAGCGCGTCTTCGACCCGAGGCTCGAGGGCAGGCCCGTGGTCGTCCTGTCGAACAACGACGGCTGCGTGGTGGCCCGCAGCGCCGAGGCGAAAGCGCTGGGCATCAAGGAGGGCACACCCTGGTTCTCCATACGCGAGCAGGCCAAGCGCGAGGGCGTGGTGGCCCGCAGCTCCAACTACGAGCTCTACGCCAGCCTTTCCACACGTATGATGTCGCTGATGAGCACGTTCCTGCCCGGCCAGGAGGTCTACTCGATCGACGAGTGCTTCTTCTCCCCCGCCGACGACGGGCAAAGACTGGCCGCCACCGCCAAACGCATGCGCAGGGCGGTGCTCGCCGGCGTGGGCATCCCCGTGAGCGTGGGCATCGCGCCCACCAAGACACTGGCCAAGGTGACCAACCATTGGGCCAAGCGCCACCCGGAGTCGGGAGGCGTGGCCGTGTGGAGCGAGATCGAGGGCCAGTATGGCGACAGGATTCTCGCCGAAGTGCCTGTGGGCGACGTGTGGGGCGTGGGCCGCAGGATGACGCGCAAGTTGCAGGGCCTTGGCATCACCACCGCCCTCGACCTGAAGAACCACGACCATGTCGACATCCGCCACCGGTTCTCCATCCTCATGGAGCGCACGGTGCTCGAGCTCAACGGCGTGCCCTGCGTGCCCGACGACGCCAGCGCCAACGACGGTAGGCGCAAGGGCGAGATCCTCTGCTCGCGCATGTTCTCCTCGCCCATCACCAATTTCGCCGAGATGAGCCAGGCGTTGAGCGTCTATTCGCAAAAAGCGTGCCGTAGGCTACGCAAGCAGGGCAGCCTATGCTCGCTGGTCTCGGTCTTCTGCTCGACCAGCCCCTTCGGCCCCTCGGGCAGCTACCAGACGATCCGTGGAGCCACCACGCTCGACGACCCGAGCGACGACCCGCTGGTGATCAGCAAGGCCGCCTGCCAGGCCGTGCGCGGACGCTTCGACCCGCATGCCCGCTACATCCGCGCCGGGGTGCTGCTTCTGGGGCTGCGCGACGCTGGGCGGTTCACCACGTTGTCGGGTCTGGAGGCCAGGCAGGACACACATCATCTGGGCTCGGTGCTCGACGAGGCCGCCAGGAAATTCGGCCCGGCGCGCGTCGGCATCGGCTATGGCGGCATACGCGGTGCGGGGCGGGGCGATGAGGACACCGGGGCCTCGTGGACGATGAGACGGGAGATGCTCTCGCCGCGCGCGACCACACGGTGGAGCGAGATGGCCGTGGCGCACGCGGACTGA
- a CDS encoding glycosyltransferase family 2 protein: MSSNASVDVQRIVAEAMGQRSPVAGQSVDRSVAAVITVEHDARFFPTTLRAVLAQRVLPGVIVVADCTGATTQPMKTGFSIDSGKTSSRLAEVAVPEPPQHVEVRLARATGARSFYGAVREAMRYAKLPGTVKALWLLHDDSRPADDKCLERLVEAWHNTPTVSLLGAKQLDWSGKNLHDVGSYAGRHRLESLVVEGEPDQEQYDARNDVFAVSLAGALLPLQTLHDIGEPDPWFTSYMESADFCRRICLQGGRVIVVPQARMAHRKARMEGVRTRGGEPVDDEQPPIDTTMARLDAGQRYYWTDVRPLLWPVLWILGLFRALGLACRQLLAKQPYHAWCELCMPWKALGALPSMIGARHRAARHRRISAAQLSLLSADRGQVRLWRRRSEAFANQRGTVLLSPLAQAHLRRRRIRRWSGAVLMALLAFAVVVWMDWSVFRAMFSGASPYSSALLPSGASFGQLFSAATSSWAFGVGVGVAAPPAPWLLVWLLASVVTLGHPAVALSLIFFLAAPLAALSFWALAGIFTRSDSVRVVSGLLWVALGLAFGLFGSANLPMLTVMVFLPAAFAFVFRAVGMYHTEEPVRPHSSVQAAACASLCFIAVVCAEPQLILPLVLVFIFFFATVRSHRTMLLLIPIPSLFALAPTLVNVVRHLMDGAWRQIFADVSVPVDGGAAPSSANLVQILADAFGLRLNAGLLDRATYTPEFIGVAAVLVVVLVLAVAALFIPFILRASRMMWGVAIAGLALSMVAVRIAVAPGLEHAVGASVLPGVVLAMLAFLSCVCMVAGNAVKHYEPLRTSASAAEQADDSQRGEKAKRVASRTGRVILVIVLVAVTCLWSAFGTLRRANTVESSDAGLPMVAVDYLARDPSHRVLALKAESENVIDFTVMRSRRGDLMDASPSWRAQEVSGSVDSAQDVLANSSASLIANEDTHAIEQITKLGFGGIYVVDDNKSTAKAASHRLIGNINASDGAQSLVSGQNGTYYRLTGAEQAGHGISLDRQRGVTSSAWRYVWMIASALVLVIYVLVALPKGRRYGKEQA, translated from the coding sequence ATGAGTTCCAACGCGAGTGTCGATGTCCAACGGATTGTTGCGGAGGCAATGGGGCAACGCTCCCCGGTGGCCGGCCAAAGTGTCGACCGGAGCGTGGCGGCGGTGATCACCGTTGAGCATGACGCCCGCTTTTTCCCCACGACGTTGAGGGCCGTTTTGGCGCAGCGCGTATTGCCTGGCGTGATCGTGGTCGCCGACTGCACCGGGGCCACCACCCAGCCGATGAAAACCGGCTTCTCCATCGATTCCGGCAAAACCTCGAGTCGCTTGGCCGAGGTCGCGGTGCCCGAGCCGCCGCAGCATGTGGAGGTGCGGCTGGCGCGCGCCACCGGGGCCAGGTCGTTCTACGGGGCGGTGCGCGAGGCCATGCGCTACGCCAAGCTGCCCGGCACGGTCAAGGCGCTGTGGCTGTTGCACGACGACTCGCGCCCGGCCGACGACAAGTGCCTCGAACGGCTCGTCGAAGCATGGCACAACACTCCCACCGTCTCGCTTCTGGGTGCCAAGCAGCTCGACTGGAGCGGTAAGAACCTGCATGACGTGGGCAGCTACGCCGGCCGTCACCGCCTGGAAAGCCTCGTCGTGGAGGGCGAGCCGGACCAGGAGCAATACGACGCCAGAAATGATGTCTTCGCCGTCTCGCTGGCTGGGGCGCTGTTGCCGTTGCAGACGTTGCACGACATCGGCGAGCCCGACCCGTGGTTCACCTCTTATATGGAGTCGGCCGACTTCTGCCGTCGCATCTGCCTGCAGGGCGGACGTGTGATTGTCGTGCCGCAGGCCCGCATGGCCCATCGCAAGGCCAGGATGGAGGGTGTGCGCACCAGGGGCGGGGAGCCCGTCGACGACGAGCAGCCGCCCATCGACACCACCATGGCCAGGCTCGACGCCGGGCAACGTTACTACTGGACCGACGTGCGGCCCCTGCTCTGGCCGGTGCTGTGGATCCTCGGACTGTTCCGCGCGCTCGGGCTGGCCTGCCGTCAGCTTCTGGCCAAACAGCCGTACCACGCGTGGTGCGAGCTGTGCATGCCGTGGAAAGCTTTGGGCGCGCTGCCCTCGATGATTGGCGCACGCCACCGGGCCGCCCGGCATCGCCGTATCAGCGCCGCCCAGCTCTCCCTGCTTTCGGCCGACCGCGGGCAGGTGCGGCTCTGGAGACGTCGCAGCGAGGCGTTCGCCAACCAGCGTGGCACCGTGCTGCTGAGCCCCCTGGCCCAGGCCCATCTGCGCCGACGTCGCATTCGTCGCTGGAGTGGAGCCGTCCTGATGGCCCTGCTCGCCTTCGCCGTCGTGGTGTGGATGGACTGGAGCGTCTTCCGCGCCATGTTCTCCGGGGCGAGCCCCTACTCCTCCGCGCTGTTGCCGAGCGGCGCCAGCTTTGGTCAGCTCTTTTCGGCCGCTACCTCCTCGTGGGCCTTCGGTGTGGGCGTTGGCGTGGCCGCCCCGCCCGCGCCGTGGCTCCTGGTGTGGCTGCTCGCCTCGGTGGTCACGTTGGGCCATCCGGCCGTGGCGCTGTCGCTCATCTTCTTCCTCGCCGCGCCTCTGGCCGCCCTCTCGTTCTGGGCCCTGGCCGGCATCTTCACCCGCTCCGACTCCGTGCGCGTGGTCTCCGGGTTGCTCTGGGTCGCGCTCGGCCTGGCGTTCGGGCTTTTCGGCTCGGCCAACCTGCCGATGCTCACCGTGATGGTCTTCCTGCCCGCCGCGTTCGCGTTCGTCTTCCGGGCCGTGGGCATGTACCACACCGAGGAGCCGGTCAGGCCGCATTCCTCCGTGCAGGCGGCGGCGTGCGCGTCCCTGTGCTTCATCGCCGTGGTCTGCGCCGAACCGCAGCTGATCCTGCCGCTGGTGCTGGTCTTCATCTTTTTCTTCGCCACCGTGCGCTCGCACCGCACCATGCTGCTGCTCATCCCCATACCCTCGCTGTTCGCGCTCGCGCCGACGCTGGTCAACGTGGTGCGGCATCTGATGGATGGTGCGTGGCGGCAGATATTCGCCGACGTCTCGGTGCCCGTCGATGGCGGTGCGGCCCCGTCCTCCGCCAATCTGGTGCAGATACTGGCCGACGCCTTCGGCCTGCGGCTCAACGCGGGCCTGCTCGATCGCGCCACCTACACACCCGAGTTCATCGGTGTGGCCGCGGTGCTCGTGGTCGTGCTCGTCTTGGCCGTGGCAGCCTTGTTCATTCCGTTCATCTTGCGCGCCTCCAGGATGATGTGGGGCGTGGCCATCGCGGGCCTGGCGCTTTCGATGGTCGCCGTACGCATCGCCGTCGCCCCGGGCCTGGAGCACGCGGTCGGCGCATCGGTGTTGCCGGGCGTCGTGCTGGCGATGCTCGCCTTCCTCTCGTGCGTGTGCATGGTGGCGGGCAACGCCGTCAAACACTATGAGCCTCTGCGCACCTCCGCCAGCGCCGCGGAACAGGCCGACGACTCCCAGCGTGGGGAGAAGGCCAAACGCGTCGCCAGCCGCACCGGCCGCGTAATCCTGGTCATCGTCCTGGTGGCCGTCACCTGCCTGTGGTCGGCCTTCGGGACCCTGCGCCGCGCCAACACCGTTGAATCGTCCGACGCCGGGCTGCCGATGGTGGCCGTCGATTACCTCGCACGTGACCCGAGCCATCGTGTGCTCGCGTTGAAGGCGGAAAGCGAGAACGTGATCGACTTCACCGTCATGCGCTCCAGAAGGGGCGACCTGATGGATGCCTCGCCCTCGTGGCGGGCCCAGGAGGTCTCCGGCAGCGTGGACTCGGCCCAGGACGTGCTCGCCAACTCGAGCGCGAGCCTGATCGCCAACGAGGACACCCACGCCATCGAGCAGATCACCAAGCTCGGCTTCGGCGGCATCTACGTGGTCGACGACAACAAATCCACGGCCAAGGCCGCCTCGCACCGGCTCATCGGCAACATCAACGCCAGCGACGGCGCGCAATCATTGGTCAGCGGGCAGAACGGCACGTATTATCGGCTCACCGGGGCCGAGCAGGCCGGCCATGGCATTTCGCTGGACCGGCAGCGTGGCGTCACCTCGAGCGCGTGGCGGTATGTGTGGATGATCGCCTCCGCGTTGGTGCTGGTCATCTACGTGTTGGTGGCCTTGCCCAAGGGCCGCAGGTATGGTAAGGAGCAGGCATGA